A DNA window from Cucurbita pepo subsp. pepo cultivar mu-cu-16 unplaced genomic scaffold, ASM280686v2 Cp4.1_scaffold001873, whole genome shotgun sequence contains the following coding sequences:
- the LOC111786522 gene encoding peroxidase 72-like — protein MAPSTSFVFVFVLLALSSVCFSHRPGGGDGYGGYLYPQFYDHSCPMAQDIVKSIVAKAFAKEPRIAASLIRLHFHDCFVKGCDASLLLDSSGKIASEKRSNPNRNSARGFEVIDEIKSALEKECPQTVSCADILAIASRDSTVVTGGPSWEVPLGRRDSRGASLSGSNNHIPAPNNTFQTILTRFMRQGLDIVDLVALSGSHTIGNSRCTSFRQRLYNQSGNAEPDPSLDPSYAAELRGRCPRSGGDQNLFVLDFVSPTKFDNYYFKNLLAGKGLLNSDQVLLTKNQQSAELVRTYAENSELFFEQFAKSMVKMGNISPLTGSRGEIRKNCRRVNKN, from the exons ATGGCTCCGTCAACAAGCtttgtctttgtttttgttcttcttgctCTGTCTTCGGTTTGTTTCTCTCACAGACCTGGCGGCGGCGATGGTTATGGCGGTTATTTGTATCCTCAATTCTATGACCATTCTTGTCCAATGGCTCAAGACATTGTGAAGTCCATTGTGGCTAAGGCTTTTGCTAAGGAACCTCGGATTGCTGCTTCATTGATTAGGCTTCATTTCCATGATTGTTTTGTCAAG GGCTGTGATGCTTCACTGTTGTTAGATAGCAGTGGGAAAATTGCTAGCGAAAAAAGGTCCAATCCAAATAGGAACTCTGCTAGAGGATTTGAAGTGATTGATGAGATCAAATCTGCCTTAGAAAAAGAGTGTCCACAAACTGTTTCTTGCGCTGATATTTTGGCCATTGCTTCAAGAGACTCCACCGTCGTA ACAGGAGGACCCAGTTGGGAAGTCCCACTAGGAAGAAGGGACTCGAGAGGAGCAAGTCTAAGTGGGTCTAACAATCACATCCCAGCTCCAAACAACACATTCCAAACCATTCTCACAAGATTCATGAGACAAGGCCTTGATATTGTTGATCTTGTCGCTCTTTCAG gAAGCCACACTATTGGAAACTCTCGATGCACCAGCTTCAGGCAACGGCTTTACAACCAATCTGGCAATGCTGAGCCTGACCCTTCACTCGATCCATCGTACGCTGCTGAATTGCGCGGACGATGCCCGAGATCAGGGGGTGATCAGAACCTATTTGTCTTGGACTTTGTCAGCCCGACCAAATTTGACAACTATTACTTCAAGAACCTTTTGGCTGGAAAGGGTTTGCTAAACTCAGATCAAGTCCTCTTGACAAAGAACCAACAATCAGCGGAGTTGGTGAGGACATATGCAGAGAATTCAGAGCTCTTTTTTGAGCAATTTGCTAAGTCCATGGTTAAGATGGGGAACATTTCTCCTCTCACAGGTTCAAGGGGTGAGATCAGAAAGAACTGCAGGAgagtaaacaaaaattag